Part of the Papaver somniferum cultivar HN1 unplaced genomic scaffold, ASM357369v1 unplaced-scaffold_18, whole genome shotgun sequence genome is shown below.
TTTGATCGATGAAAATGACTACCAAGTGTTTGTATTAATTAGTCAGACACGTTCTTGTAGGAAGACAAAAAAAATGGCACCATTTTCTTGTAATGGCACCCAAATCATCGTGAATAATCAAGTTATGGGTTCTCAAGGTACACATTCAGAGATGAATAATCGAGTTCCGAAGATAGATGTGGAATCCATGGAAAATGTGGATTCAAGTTCATCGTCTAATAAGAAGGATGAATTATGTTGGGACCTATTACTGTGGTCAAGGGAAGCTGCATTGGATCCCTGCAAGCAAAAGCCACCACTGGAGAAACTTAGGAGGAGACAGATTATTAAAGCACGGGAACATATCTCTCTGAGCACTACTGAATTTCCATGGGTAAATTTTAACACATTGTCTTGCAACATTTTCTTATATCATTGTTAGTAATTATATATAGGACCATAACCTAGACTCATCAGTCTCATGAGACTTCCATCTGGTTTCTGTTTCATTTGTTTCCTCATTCACTTTCACTTTGGATTTCATTCCTTGTGAGATTTTTGATTGACTGCCACCCAAAGTTGAAAGTAATGACTTCCCCATTAGCTTCATAGGAGGAAAAGGTTAAGATGAAAAAACTTTAGGTGCTTAGAGATTGAAATGGATAGAAACTCAAATCGAAAGTTTGGCATGTTGTTTATATCGAAATGTTTACACCATCTGCAGCTTAGTTCTTGTTACATTTAGCTGACTAGCTTGTTTATGTCTATTccacttattttttcagaaaaagcGGAGACTTGGTCTGGTAGAAAATAAAAGAGCCATTAGCCCTCCTCTAGCAAAAACAATTAAGCAAACTTCTTTTGCTTCTTCAGTTTCATTCTTAATCAGTAGCACCAACTCGACTGAGAGGTCTCAGCAATGTATTTGCAAACCCATCTCAGTGGGGTCGTCGAGATATCCTGATGATCTCTCAAGAAAACGGGTCCGAAATAGTCATTTTGACGAATGTAATGATTCAATTAGTGTTGCATCAACTCCCAAAAAGCCAAACATTCAGAACACACTTAGAGTGAACCAGTCACTGAAGGAGATCAACAATCTTCCATTGAAGCGGGTGTGTATGCCTGAAGCTAAGATAACCAACAAAAAAGATTCACCTTTGTCTGGCTCTGATGATTCAGTAAATAATTTAAGTGTGTCGAGTGAAAATAGTCAAGAGAAACATAATGCGGCTCGTAGGTCACCCAGGTTACAGAGCCAATCACTGACGGAGAGCAACAA
Proteins encoded:
- the LOC113337858 gene encoding uncharacterized protein LOC113337858, which translates into the protein MGSQGTHSEMNNRVPKIDVESMENVDSSSSSNKKDELCWDLLLWSREAALDPCKQKPPLEKLRRRQIIKAREHISLSTTEFPWKKRRLGLVENKRAISPPLAKTIKQTSFASSVSFLISSTNSTERSQQCICKPISVGSSRYPDDLSRKRVRNSHFDECNDSISVASTPKKPNIQNTLRVNQSLKEINNLPLKRVCMPEAKITNKKDSPLSGSDDSVNNLSVSSENSQEKHNAARRSPRLQSQSLTESNNLPLKRVCTPEAKITTKKGAPLTDSIDSVDNLSVSSGNSEEKHKTARRSPRLQNFIGDDLPRIEVKIGKRHQAEIPDWIGPRRSDNSSTDGQSDSRYMGTKIWPIEGTSTETNEEEGIGKGRSNSCSCYSKGCGLCIKLHVFKKGLQLQDDLGTAFFTWKFDEMGEEVSKSWTAAEQQCFETLVKTDPITQTDTFLDSALKRFSGKSQKSILSYYFNVFIPRCMSKQSRLASKFVNSDNESMTMMFSR